The region AAACACCGTTCTTGGCAAAGTTTAAGAACCCTATCTGGATACCATTTATCCGGTCTGTAACATTTATAAGTCCCAATTGAAAAAATGCTTCCACAGAATAATTGATTACTCCCAATTCATAGTCTGAATAAGATTTGGAATAATTAAGGATCCCTAATTTTAATCCTGTAAACTCCTTTGTAAGGTTTGCTGCTCCTATTAGAACTCCCTTACTATCTCCACCATGAAGATTAACAAGCCCCAGACCGACTCCTCTAAATTCAGTATTAACTTTGTTAAATATTCCTGCTCCTAAAAATATTCCCCCCTGCAGACCTGTAAATTCGTCCACTTCACCGGCAAATATATTAAAATCAACCCCTGTAACTTTTTCTGTAGTTCCAAAAAATACCGGTACACGCAAGCCCACAACTTCTTCTCCCTTACCTATATTCAGAGTAGGAGTTAATCCCAGTTGAAAATTTGTAGTTTCACTAAAAGTCGTTATTGTTATGCTAACCACCAAGCTTAAAAATAATATTAATTTCTTCATTCTCCCCCTATAATTCTGTTTCAAAAAAGAATGTCACATTATTTGATCCGCCATCTACCCCATTAATAATCCCAAATATTCCTGATCTATGTAAAATTCCCATTCCAATATAGGTGTCTTCTAAATCATCCATTCCGGTA is a window of Psychrilyobacter piezotolerans DNA encoding:
- a CDS encoding VC2662 family protein, with the translated sequence MKKLILFLSLVVSITITTFSETTNFQLGLTPTLNIGKGEEVVGLRVPVFFGTTEKVTGVDFNIFAGEVDEFTGLQGGIFLGAGIFNKVNTEFRGVGLGLVNLHGGDSKGVLIGAANLTKEFTGLKLGILNYSKSYSDYELGVINYSVEAFFQLGLINVTDRINGIQIGFLNFAKNGVLPVMPFFNFNWKL